Proteins found in one Gordonia sp. PDNC005 genomic segment:
- a CDS encoding indolepyruvate ferredoxin oxidoreductase family protein yields MTVADDRAHADSTTASSPSHFSLDDRYTRASGSIYLTGIQALVRTVRDRAVLDRRNGLQTASFISGYEGSPLAGYDLEIARRRKHLEKWDIVHRPGLNEEIGATSVMGSQVAARVGHLAADKSGVQRDGVVGYWYGKAPGLDRATDALRHANIIGTHSAGGAVALVGDDPGAKSSTVPCSSEMALADLYMPILYPADSADILDFGIHAALMSRVSGLWTSMKISAHVADGSSTAEIDLDRFSVDYGGLGTSPHIPSGRLLGPTLMELEQNQLTTRIPRAVEYARLNGLNNIVQSTGDDRIGIVAAGKTYLDLREALRLIGISDADLGRLGIRILKLGMVYPIERGILDRFIAGLDEVIVIEEKRDFIETMMRDILFRRPDAPAIVGKTHEDGSTLFSRFGELDVDSVSRGLAARLGKHHHIEPAQRWMDERNATRERIMLPLAVRTPYFCSGCPHNSSTKVADDTLVGAGIGCHAMVLLMEPEQVGDIAGVTQMGGEGSQWLGMAPFVTEKHFVQNIGDGTFMHSGSLAVRSSVASGENITYKLLFNGTVAMTGGQDPVGQMTLPQILTLLQAERVAKIVVTSDDPSRTKSLGLPKGVDVRHRDDMLDVQKELAEISGVTVLVHDQHCAAEKRRKRKRDKGTDKNSQFKTPKQRVMINERICEGCGDCGAKSNCLSVHPVSTEFGRKTQIDQSSCNLDFSCLEGDCPAFVSIVPGTARSREKVASIPGSVIPEPTLVPTMNGNFTIRVTGIGGTGVVTVSQVLATAAVIDGHSARTVDMTGLAQKGGAVVSDIKVSASPVEQAAKVASGDCDVYLACDQLVGADPVNLKVASPRKTVAIVSTAKVPTGSMVIDTSVAFPEALAVRTAIDDHVARSVYLNAGELSDDLFDDEQYANMLMVGAAYQTGALLISADAIERAIELNGVAVEVNIQAFRRGRQAVVAPDDVVAAAESVRVQVPTYSPSANATRAASTLTGAGEELTAIVERRYDELVAYQSTEYADAWLADVQRVHRGGYGDDFTSAVARNLYKLMAYKDEYEVARLADDAAFAAEISNTWGDDAKVSLRLHPPMLREMGMKKKLSLGQWASPAMTGLSKMKRLRGTKLDPFGHGEVRRTERELIVEYRRAVDLVVAALGTYPAPERIAAATAIADLPDMVRGYEGVKMGNVARYRAEMARQLRAL; encoded by the coding sequence ATGACCGTCGCCGACGACCGCGCCCACGCGGATTCCACCACTGCGAGCAGCCCTTCGCACTTCTCCCTCGACGATCGCTACACACGCGCGTCGGGAAGCATCTATCTGACCGGCATCCAGGCCCTCGTCCGCACCGTGCGCGACCGCGCGGTCCTCGACCGCCGCAACGGCCTGCAGACCGCCTCGTTCATCTCCGGATACGAGGGTTCGCCGCTCGCCGGCTACGACCTCGAGATCGCCCGGCGCCGCAAGCATCTGGAGAAATGGGACATCGTCCACCGTCCCGGCCTCAACGAAGAGATCGGCGCGACGTCGGTGATGGGCTCACAGGTGGCGGCGCGAGTCGGCCACCTCGCCGCCGACAAGTCCGGCGTGCAGCGCGACGGCGTCGTCGGATACTGGTACGGCAAGGCCCCCGGCCTGGATCGCGCGACCGACGCACTGCGTCACGCCAACATCATCGGCACTCACTCGGCGGGCGGCGCCGTCGCTCTTGTCGGCGACGACCCCGGCGCCAAGAGCTCAACGGTCCCCTGCTCATCGGAGATGGCCCTCGCCGACCTGTACATGCCGATCCTGTATCCGGCCGACAGCGCCGACATCCTCGACTTCGGCATCCACGCAGCCCTGATGAGCCGCGTCTCCGGATTGTGGACCTCGATGAAGATCTCTGCACACGTGGCAGACGGCTCCTCGACCGCCGAGATCGATCTCGATCGTTTCAGCGTCGACTACGGAGGCCTCGGCACCAGTCCGCACATCCCGTCCGGCCGTCTTCTCGGTCCGACGCTGATGGAGCTCGAGCAGAATCAGCTCACCACCCGCATCCCGCGCGCCGTCGAGTACGCGCGCCTCAACGGTCTCAACAACATCGTCCAGTCGACCGGTGACGACCGCATCGGCATCGTCGCCGCAGGCAAGACGTACCTCGACCTCCGCGAGGCGCTGCGGCTCATCGGCATCTCCGACGCCGACCTCGGCCGCCTCGGCATCCGCATCCTCAAGCTCGGAATGGTCTACCCGATCGAGCGAGGGATCCTCGACCGCTTCATCGCCGGGCTCGACGAAGTGATCGTCATCGAGGAGAAGCGCGACTTCATCGAGACGATGATGCGCGACATCCTGTTCCGCCGTCCGGACGCCCCCGCGATCGTCGGCAAGACCCACGAGGACGGGTCCACGCTGTTCTCGCGTTTCGGTGAGCTCGATGTCGACTCCGTCTCCCGGGGCCTTGCCGCCCGCCTCGGCAAGCACCACCACATCGAGCCTGCTCAGCGATGGATGGACGAGCGCAACGCCACACGTGAGCGCATCATGCTGCCACTCGCCGTCCGCACCCCCTACTTCTGCTCGGGGTGCCCGCACAACAGCTCGACGAAGGTCGCCGACGACACACTGGTCGGCGCGGGCATCGGCTGCCACGCGATGGTCCTCCTGATGGAGCCCGAACAGGTCGGCGACATCGCGGGCGTCACCCAGATGGGCGGCGAGGGCAGCCAGTGGCTCGGCATGGCGCCGTTCGTCACCGAGAAGCACTTCGTTCAGAACATCGGCGACGGCACATTCATGCACTCGGGATCGCTCGCGGTCCGTTCGTCGGTCGCGTCAGGTGAGAACATCACCTACAAGCTGCTGTTCAACGGCACCGTCGCGATGACCGGCGGCCAGGATCCGGTCGGGCAGATGACACTCCCCCAGATCCTCACCCTGCTGCAGGCCGAGCGTGTGGCCAAGATCGTCGTCACCTCGGACGATCCTTCGCGCACCAAGTCGCTGGGCTTGCCGAAGGGCGTCGACGTCCGCCACCGAGACGACATGCTCGACGTTCAGAAAGAGCTCGCCGAGATCTCCGGCGTCACCGTCCTCGTCCACGATCAGCATTGCGCCGCGGAGAAGCGCCGTAAGCGCAAGCGCGACAAGGGAACTGACAAGAACAGCCAGTTCAAGACCCCGAAGCAGCGGGTGATGATCAACGAACGCATCTGCGAGGGTTGCGGCGACTGCGGCGCGAAGTCGAACTGCCTGTCGGTGCATCCGGTGTCCACGGAGTTCGGCCGCAAGACGCAGATCGATCAGAGCTCGTGCAACTTGGACTTCTCGTGCCTCGAGGGCGACTGCCCGGCATTCGTCAGCATCGTGCCCGGCACCGCTCGTAGCCGCGAGAAGGTCGCGTCCATCCCCGGCTCGGTCATCCCGGAACCGACGTTGGTTCCGACCATGAACGGAAACTTCACGATCCGAGTCACCGGCATCGGCGGCACCGGTGTCGTGACAGTGTCCCAGGTGCTCGCCACCGCCGCGGTGATCGACGGTCACAGCGCACGAACTGTCGACATGACGGGACTCGCCCAGAAGGGCGGCGCCGTCGTCAGCGACATCAAGGTGTCGGCGTCGCCGGTGGAGCAGGCGGCAAAGGTCGCATCCGGCGACTGCGATGTGTACCTCGCCTGCGATCAGCTCGTGGGTGCAGATCCGGTGAACCTGAAGGTCGCGTCGCCGAGGAAGACTGTCGCCATCGTCTCAACAGCGAAGGTGCCGACCGGCTCCATGGTCATCGACACATCCGTCGCTTTCCCGGAGGCTCTCGCGGTCCGCACCGCCATCGACGATCACGTCGCGCGCTCGGTCTACCTGAATGCAGGTGAACTGTCCGACGACCTGTTCGATGACGAGCAGTACGCGAACATGCTCATGGTCGGCGCGGCGTACCAGACGGGCGCATTGCTCATCTCGGCCGATGCGATCGAGCGGGCCATCGAACTCAACGGCGTCGCTGTCGAGGTGAACATCCAGGCATTCCGTCGTGGTCGCCAGGCCGTCGTCGCACCCGACGACGTCGTCGCCGCTGCCGAGTCTGTCCGCGTCCAGGTCCCGACGTACTCACCGAGTGCAAACGCCACGAGGGCCGCGTCCACGCTCACCGGCGCAGGCGAGGAACTGACGGCGATCGTCGAGCGGCGCTATGACGAGCTGGTCGCCTACCAGAGCACTGAGTACGCCGACGCCTGGCTGGCGGACGTTCAACGTGTGCATCGCGGCGGCTACGGTGACGACTTCACGTCCGCCGTCGCCCGGAACCTGTACAAGCTCATGGCCTACAAGGACGAGTACGAGGTGGCACGTCTCGCCGACGATGCCGCGTTCGCGGCGGAGATCTCCAACACGTGGGGTGACGACGCGAAGGTGTCTTTGCGCCTGCACCCGCCGATGCTGCGTGAGATGGGCATGAAGAAGAAGCTGTCGCTCGGCCAGTGGGCGTCCCCTGCGATGACGGGGCTGTCGAAGATGAAGCGTCTGCGCGGCACCAAGCTCGATCCGTTCGGTCACGGCGAGGTCCGCCGCACCGAGCGTGAGCTGATCGTGGAGTACCGTCGCGCCGTCGACCTGGTCGTCGCCGCGCTCGGAACCTACCCGGCGCCTGAGCGCATCGCCGCCGCCACCGCGATCGCCGACCTGCCGGACATGGTCCGCGGCTACGAGGGAGTCAAGATGGGCAACGTCGCCCGTTACCGCGCGGAGATGGCACGCCAACTTCGCGCCCTGTAG
- a CDS encoding carboxyl transferase domain-containing protein yields MVDQFLAPRDAHRSNVDELRERLLAAAAGGGQKARDRHVERGKLLARDRIDGLVDPGSPFLEVAPLAAYGMYDGKAPSAGVIAGIGRIHGRECMIVANDATVSGGTYYPVTVKKHLRAQEIAAANRLPCIYLVDSGGAMLLNQDDVFPDREHFGRIFFNQANMSAAGIPQISAVLGSSTAGGAYVPAMSDENVIVRNQGTIFLAGPPLVKAATGEDVTAEDLGGGTMHSSISGVTDHLVDNDEQALEKVREIVATFGPRAAAQWETSPTVAPPRAQTDLYDVVPTDPKIPYDVRQVIEILTDGGEYTEFKAEYGTSLVTAFATLHGHPVGFVANNGVLFSESALKGAHFIELCDQRRIPLIFLQNITGFMVGREYEEGGIAKNGAKMVNAVACASVPKLTVMIGGSFGAGNYSMCGRAYSPRFLWMWPNARISVMGGPQAADTLATVRRKGVERAGGTWSDADEEAFKEPIRAQFAEQSDAYYSTARLWDDGIIDPADTRTVLGLALEACRYSPLPEPRYGVFRM; encoded by the coding sequence ATGGTCGACCAGTTTCTCGCCCCGCGGGACGCTCATCGGTCCAACGTGGACGAGCTCCGCGAACGACTGCTCGCGGCCGCGGCCGGAGGCGGCCAGAAGGCTCGGGACCGTCACGTCGAGAGGGGCAAACTGCTCGCCCGCGACCGGATCGACGGCCTCGTCGACCCCGGCTCGCCGTTCCTCGAAGTCGCGCCCCTCGCCGCCTATGGGATGTACGACGGGAAGGCGCCCAGCGCAGGCGTCATCGCCGGCATCGGCCGCATCCACGGCCGCGAATGCATGATCGTCGCCAACGACGCGACGGTATCCGGCGGCACCTACTACCCGGTGACCGTCAAGAAGCACCTGCGCGCGCAGGAGATCGCCGCGGCGAACAGGCTGCCCTGCATCTACCTCGTCGACTCGGGCGGCGCGATGCTCCTCAACCAGGACGACGTGTTCCCGGACCGTGAGCACTTCGGCCGGATCTTCTTCAACCAGGCGAACATGAGCGCTGCCGGGATCCCGCAGATCTCGGCCGTCCTCGGTTCGTCCACTGCAGGCGGTGCGTACGTTCCCGCGATGAGCGATGAGAACGTCATCGTCCGCAATCAGGGCACCATCTTCCTGGCAGGCCCGCCGCTGGTGAAGGCCGCAACGGGCGAAGACGTCACTGCCGAAGACCTGGGCGGCGGGACCATGCACTCGTCGATCTCCGGCGTCACCGATCACCTCGTCGACAACGACGAGCAGGCGTTGGAGAAGGTCCGCGAGATCGTCGCGACGTTCGGTCCGCGTGCGGCGGCTCAGTGGGAGACGTCGCCCACTGTGGCGCCCCCTCGCGCACAAACCGACCTGTACGACGTGGTCCCCACCGACCCGAAGATCCCGTACGACGTCCGACAGGTGATCGAGATCCTGACCGACGGCGGTGAATACACGGAGTTCAAGGCGGAGTACGGAACGTCACTGGTCACCGCTTTCGCCACTCTGCACGGACATCCCGTCGGCTTCGTCGCCAACAACGGCGTGCTGTTCAGTGAGTCCGCGCTCAAGGGCGCCCACTTCATCGAATTGTGCGACCAGCGGCGCATCCCACTCATCTTCCTGCAGAACATCACCGGATTCATGGTCGGCCGCGAGTACGAGGAGGGCGGCATCGCGAAGAACGGCGCCAAGATGGTCAACGCCGTCGCCTGTGCGAGCGTTCCGAAGCTGACCGTCATGATCGGCGGCTCGTTCGGTGCGGGCAACTACTCGATGTGCGGCCGCGCCTACTCGCCGCGCTTCCTCTGGATGTGGCCGAACGCTCGCATCTCGGTGATGGGCGGGCCGCAGGCCGCCGACACCCTCGCCACAGTTCGCCGCAAGGGCGTGGAACGTGCCGGCGGAACCTGGTCGGACGCCGACGAAGAGGCGTTCAAAGAGCCGATCCGTGCACAGTTCGCCGAACAGTCCGACGCGTACTACTCCACCGCCCGACTGTGGGACGACGGGATCATCGACCCCGCCGACACCCGCACAGTTCTCGGCCTCGCCCTCGAAGCCTGCCGCTACTCGCCGCTGCCCGAGCCGCGCTACGGCGTCTTCCGGATGTGA
- a CDS encoding biotin carboxylase N-terminal domain-containing protein produces MSTSSPSASSGSRAESRGGVERRRIRKVLVANRGEIAVRVINTLDQMGIESVAVYSDADVDAPHVAAAGEAVRLGPAAASQSYLDITKVVAAAQATGADAVHPGYGFLSENQAFAAALHDAGIVFIGPPVRSIATMGDKITARAAVTERNVPVVPGLSRPGLTDAELIEAAPGIGFPVLIKPSAGGGGKGMHRVENIDDLPAALITARREAGAAFGDDSLFLEHFVLTPRHIEVQVLADTHGNVVHLGERECSLQRRHQKVIEEAPSALLDAATRARIGQAACDAARSVGYTGAGTVEFIVSARDPENFYFMEMNTRLQVEHPVTELVTGLDLVEQQVRIARGETLSFSQDDVTMTGHAMEARVYAEDPAQGFLPTGGEIGDLAWPRSAQTRPAHFVTGAVRIDSGVVAGSVVGSDYDPMLAKVIVHGADRDEAVERLDEALAQTRLTGVVTNIDFCRHVLAHDAVRAGDLDTELLDRIVVDYQAPTPPPEALVAASLGVLDLGDPDDLWSSALGFRVGAPSPYVSRLSVVGAGYTVSSLLRRSGSNGRAVEADVTVQSDGRDPWNAHAVMTPSEGSALTLTCDGVRKRFTVRDEWVAGDDGTWLVDPLRALSDGDAADAVGDVTSPMPGTVVAVPGSDGETVAAGDPLVVVEAMKMEHTLRAPVDGVASITVRVGDKVASAQVMAHVSTPAGP; encoded by the coding sequence GTGAGCACCAGTTCCCCCAGCGCCTCGAGCGGTTCTCGAGCGGAGTCGAGAGGCGGAGTCGAGAGGCGGCGCATCCGCAAAGTCCTCGTCGCCAACCGCGGTGAGATCGCTGTCCGGGTGATCAACACTCTCGACCAGATGGGCATCGAGTCGGTCGCCGTCTACTCCGACGCCGACGTCGACGCGCCCCACGTCGCCGCGGCAGGCGAAGCGGTACGTCTCGGCCCGGCTGCCGCGTCGCAGAGCTACCTCGACATCACCAAGGTCGTCGCCGCAGCGCAGGCGACCGGCGCCGACGCCGTCCATCCCGGGTACGGCTTTCTCTCCGAGAACCAGGCGTTCGCGGCCGCATTGCACGATGCGGGCATCGTCTTCATCGGCCCGCCTGTCCGGTCGATCGCCACGATGGGCGACAAGATCACCGCCCGTGCAGCCGTCACGGAGCGGAACGTCCCGGTGGTCCCTGGACTGTCGAGGCCAGGACTGACCGACGCGGAGCTGATCGAGGCAGCGCCGGGGATCGGTTTTCCGGTGCTGATCAAGCCGAGCGCCGGCGGCGGCGGCAAGGGTATGCATCGTGTCGAGAACATCGATGATCTGCCCGCGGCGCTGATCACGGCACGACGAGAAGCCGGAGCGGCGTTCGGCGACGACTCGCTGTTCCTCGAACACTTCGTCCTCACCCCGCGCCACATCGAGGTGCAGGTCCTCGCCGACACTCACGGCAACGTCGTCCACCTCGGGGAACGCGAATGCTCGTTGCAGCGGCGGCACCAGAAGGTGATCGAGGAGGCTCCGTCAGCACTGCTCGATGCGGCCACCCGCGCGCGCATCGGGCAGGCCGCATGCGATGCGGCACGCAGCGTCGGCTACACCGGCGCGGGCACGGTCGAGTTCATCGTGTCCGCGCGTGATCCCGAGAACTTCTACTTCATGGAGATGAACACTCGTCTGCAGGTGGAGCATCCGGTGACCGAACTCGTCACCGGTCTCGACCTGGTGGAACAGCAGGTTCGCATCGCCCGCGGTGAGACGCTGTCGTTCAGTCAGGACGACGTCACGATGACCGGCCACGCCATGGAGGCGCGTGTCTACGCCGAGGACCCGGCTCAGGGCTTCCTCCCGACAGGCGGCGAGATCGGGGACCTCGCATGGCCGCGGTCGGCACAGACCCGGCCCGCTCACTTCGTTACCGGCGCCGTGCGTATCGACTCCGGTGTCGTCGCAGGTTCGGTCGTCGGCAGCGACTACGACCCGATGCTCGCCAAGGTGATCGTCCACGGTGCAGACCGCGACGAAGCCGTCGAACGTCTCGATGAGGCGCTGGCCCAGACTCGACTCACCGGTGTCGTCACCAATATCGACTTCTGTCGTCATGTCCTCGCACATGACGCCGTTCGAGCGGGCGACCTGGACACCGAACTACTCGACCGGATCGTCGTCGACTATCAGGCTCCGACTCCGCCGCCGGAGGCGCTTGTCGCCGCATCGCTCGGAGTCCTCGACCTCGGCGACCCGGACGACCTGTGGTCGAGCGCGCTCGGCTTCCGTGTCGGAGCGCCGTCGCCGTACGTGTCGCGTCTGTCCGTCGTCGGCGCGGGGTACACCGTGTCGTCGCTCCTGCGGCGCAGCGGTTCGAACGGGCGAGCGGTGGAAGCCGACGTGACCGTGCAGTCCGACGGCCGCGACCCGTGGAATGCGCACGCGGTGATGACGCCGTCGGAAGGATCGGCGCTCACCCTCACCTGTGACGGTGTCCGCAAACGCTTCACCGTTCGTGACGAGTGGGTCGCGGGTGACGACGGAACGTGGCTCGTCGATCCGCTGCGAGCACTCTCCGACGGAGACGCTGCGGACGCGGTCGGTGACGTCACCAGTCCCATGCCCGGAACCGTCGTCGCGGTGCCCGGAAGCGATGGGGAAACCGTCGCCGCCGGCGATCCGCTCGTCGTCGTCGAGGCCATGAAGATGGAACACACTCTCCGCGCGCCGGTCGACGGCGTCGCGAGCATCACCGTTCGAGTCGGCGACAAGGTCGCCTCCGCCCAGGTGATGGCTCACGTGTCGACACCAGCTGGTCCTTGA
- a CDS encoding acyl-CoA dehydrogenase family protein: MELTQEYTDLVDSVRDFAQSVVAPVSAQHDREKTFPYEVVAKMGEMGLFGLPFSEEFGGMGGDYFALALALEELGKVDQSVAITLEAGVGLGAMPIYRFGTQEQKERYLPDLLAGKALAGFGLTEPGAGSDAGATATTARDEGDEWVINGAKQFITNSGTDITSLVTVTAVTGEKVGGGKEISTIIVPAGTPGFTAEPAYDKVGWHASDTHPLSFDEAHVPRENLLGERGRGYANFLSILDEGRIAIAGLATGVAQGCVDECIKYARERKSFGKAIAEYQSVSFAIARMEARAHVSRMAYYDAAARMLAGKPFKKEASIAKMISSEAAMDNARMATQIHGGYGFMNEYPVSRHYRDSKILEIGEGTTEVQLMLIARSLGLPA, encoded by the coding sequence ATGGAATTGACCCAGGAATACACCGACCTCGTCGACAGCGTGCGGGACTTCGCGCAGAGCGTCGTCGCACCGGTCTCGGCGCAGCACGACCGCGAGAAGACCTTCCCGTACGAGGTCGTCGCCAAAATGGGCGAGATGGGCCTGTTCGGCCTGCCGTTCTCGGAGGAGTTCGGCGGCATGGGAGGCGACTACTTCGCGCTGGCCCTCGCGCTCGAGGAACTCGGCAAGGTCGACCAGTCGGTGGCGATCACACTCGAAGCAGGTGTCGGCCTCGGCGCGATGCCGATCTACCGCTTCGGCACGCAGGAACAGAAGGAGCGCTACCTGCCCGATCTGCTCGCGGGCAAGGCTCTCGCCGGATTCGGTCTCACCGAACCCGGCGCCGGGTCCGATGCGGGCGCCACCGCGACGACCGCACGCGACGAGGGCGACGAATGGGTGATCAACGGCGCCAAGCAGTTCATCACCAACTCCGGCACGGACATCACATCGTTGGTCACCGTCACGGCCGTGACCGGCGAGAAGGTAGGCGGCGGCAAGGAGATCTCGACGATCATCGTGCCCGCGGGGACTCCGGGATTCACCGCTGAGCCCGCCTACGACAAAGTCGGCTGGCACGCGTCGGACACACACCCGCTGAGCTTTGACGAGGCCCACGTCCCGCGTGAGAACCTCCTCGGTGAGCGTGGCCGCGGCTACGCGAACTTCCTGTCGATCCTCGACGAGGGACGCATCGCCATCGCGGGCCTCGCGACCGGCGTCGCGCAGGGATGCGTCGACGAGTGCATCAAGTACGCGCGCGAACGGAAGTCGTTCGGGAAGGCGATCGCCGAGTACCAGTCGGTGTCGTTCGCGATTGCCCGCATGGAGGCGCGCGCCCACGTCTCCCGCATGGCCTACTACGACGCTGCAGCGCGCATGCTCGCCGGAAAACCCTTCAAGAAGGAGGCGTCGATCGCGAAGATGATCTCCAGCGAGGCCGCGATGGACAACGCTCGCATGGCGACGCAGATCCACGGCGGGTACGGATTCATGAACGAGTACCCCGTGTCGAGGCACTACCGCGACTCGAAGATCCTCGAGATCGGCGAGGGCACCACCGAGGTCCAGCTGATGCTGATCGCACGCTCGCTCGGGCTCCCGGCATGA
- a CDS encoding MaoC family dehydratase, with the protein MSEGKRVPQRGLWFEEFEIGTVYEHRPGRTVTEADNVLFTTLTMNTQALHLDAAWSAQQPGFGGQRLINSMFTLSTIVGLSVSQLTQGTLVANLGFSDIAFPHPLFAGDTLYAETECTGKRESSSRPGEGIVQITHIGRNQDGVIVARASRSTLVRLAPKEN; encoded by the coding sequence ATGAGCGAGGGCAAGCGCGTCCCGCAGCGCGGCCTGTGGTTCGAGGAATTCGAGATCGGCACCGTGTACGAACACCGTCCCGGACGAACCGTCACCGAAGCCGACAACGTCCTGTTCACGACGCTGACCATGAACACCCAGGCGCTGCACCTGGACGCCGCGTGGTCCGCGCAGCAGCCGGGATTCGGCGGGCAGCGGCTGATCAACTCCATGTTCACCTTGTCGACGATCGTCGGACTCTCCGTCTCGCAATTGACCCAGGGCACTCTCGTGGCGAATCTCGGGTTCAGCGACATCGCGTTTCCGCACCCGCTCTTCGCAGGCGACACCTTGTACGCGGAGACCGAGTGCACCGGAAAACGCGAGTCGTCGTCACGTCCCGGCGAGGGGATCGTCCAGATCACGCACATCGGCCGCAACCAAGACGGTGTCATAGTGGCGAGAGCGTCGCGTTCGACGCTCGTCCGACTCGCACCCAAGGAGAACTGA
- a CDS encoding CoA ester lyase: MTVESWTPAGPALLFCPADRPERYLKALDRADMVILDLEDAVAPVNKAAAREALVANPVHPDRVIVRINPAGTEDHELDLAAVQATPYRVLMQAKVEEPSQIAHLPTIALIETPMGALRVEEIVAAPNCVGLMWGAEDLVAGLGGTSSRFGTGEPYAGEYRDVARHVRSRVRLAAGAYKKAAIDAVHIDIADVDGLVAEVQDAVALGFTATACIHPSQAGHIRDGYAPAPERVEWATRVLQGAVAYDGGVFQLDGQMIDGPVLAQARAVLSRAGVTR, translated from the coding sequence ATGACTGTCGAATCGTGGACACCCGCAGGACCGGCACTCTTGTTCTGCCCGGCTGATCGCCCCGAGCGCTACTTGAAGGCGCTCGATCGCGCCGACATGGTGATCTTGGATCTTGAAGACGCCGTCGCGCCCGTCAACAAGGCTGCCGCTCGCGAGGCGCTCGTCGCGAATCCGGTCCACCCCGACCGGGTCATCGTCCGCATCAACCCGGCGGGCACCGAGGACCACGAGCTCGACTTGGCCGCGGTGCAGGCCACGCCGTATCGAGTGCTGATGCAGGCCAAGGTCGAGGAGCCCTCCCAGATCGCCCACCTGCCGACGATCGCGTTGATCGAGACGCCGATGGGTGCACTCCGCGTGGAGGAGATCGTCGCTGCTCCGAACTGCGTCGGTCTGATGTGGGGAGCGGAAGACCTTGTCGCAGGTCTGGGCGGCACATCGAGCAGGTTCGGCACCGGCGAGCCGTACGCGGGAGAGTACCGCGATGTGGCCCGTCACGTTCGGTCGCGCGTGCGGCTCGCGGCAGGCGCGTACAAGAAGGCGGCGATCGACGCCGTTCACATCGACATCGCGGACGTCGACGGACTGGTCGCCGAAGTCCAGGACGCGGTCGCTCTCGGTTTCACCGCCACCGCGTGCATCCATCCGTCTCAAGCAGGGCACATCCGGGACGGATACGCGCCGGCCCCGGAGCGTGTCGAATGGGCGACGCGAGTGCTCCAGGGCGCCGTCGCCTACGACGGTGGCGTCTTCCAACTCGACGGCCAGATGATCGACGGCCCGGTCCTGGCGCAGGCACGCGCCGTCCTGTCCCGCGCGGGCGTCACGCGGTAA